TTGTTCTTCTGATACTTTAGAAACTTTCGCTTCGTGTTCTAATGAAATGTTATCATTCATAATTTCATTATAAGGAATTGTATCTGAAGTTGATTCATTATCCATGATTAAAGTATCACATTCAATATTAGAACGTGCACCAGTTGCATTACGGCCAAAGTGAACTTGTCCACGGTATACAACTTTACCACCATTTTTAGAAATAGATTTTGATACTATTGTTGATGACGTATTTGGAGCTTTATGAATCATCTTAGCACCAGCATCTTGTACTTGGCCTTTACCTGCAAGTGCGATAGATAAAGTCATACCTCTTGCGCCTTCACCTAATAATACACATGATGGATATTTCATAGTTAACTTAGAACCTAAGTTACCATCAATCCATTCCATCGTACCATTCTCATAAACAAATGTACGTTTTGTAACTAAGTTAAATACGTTATTTGCCCAGTTTTGAATTGTTGTATAACGGCAGTATGCATCTTTTTTAACAATGATTTCAACTACAGCTGAGTGTAATGAATTCGTTGTATAAACTGGTGCTGTACAACCTTCTACGTAATGTACTGAAGAACCTTCATCAGCAATAATTAATGTTCTTTCAAATTGTCCCATGTTTTCAGAGTTAATTCTGAAGTACGCTTGTAACGGCGTTTCAAGTTTAACACCTTTAGGTACATAGATGAATGAACCACCTGACCATACAGCTGAGTTTAATGCTGAGAATTTATTGTCTGCAGCAGGAATTACTGAAGCAAAGTGTTCTTTGAATAGATCTTCATTCTCGCGTAAAGCTGAGTCAGTATCTTTAAAGATAATACCTTGTTCTTCTAAATCTTTTTCCATGTTATGGTAAACTACTTCTGATTCATACTGTGCTGATACACCAGCAAGGTATTTTTGTTCTGCTTCAGGAATACCTAATTTATCAAAAGTATTTTTAATTTCTTCAGGAACTTCATCCCATGAACGTTCTGAACGTTCTGATGGTTTAACATAATATGTGATTTCATCAAAGTTTAATTCTGATAAATCCCCACCCCACATTGGCATAGGCATTTTGTAGAATTGTTTTAATGATTTCAAACGAAAATCAAGCATCCATTGAGGTTCGTCTTTCATTTCAGATATTTTTTTAACGATTTCTTCAGTTAAACCTCTACCTGAACGGAAAATAGAAACGTCTTCATCATGGAAGCCATATTTATAATCTCCAACTTCTGGTGATTTTTTAGCCATTTTCTTCACTCCTCTATTATTATAGCGTTCATATCAATCGCATCTGTTACGCGTTATTTTGCTCTTTAGTTCCTTTTTCAAATGCTTTCCAAGCTAAAGTTGCACATTTAATACGAGCTGGGAATTTAGCTACACCAGATAAGGCTTCTATATCGCCCATCTCTTCACTAATATCGTACGTTTCACCGAGCATCATATTTGAGAACTCTTTACTCATTTCTAAAGCTTCTTCTATCGAATGGCCTTTTACTGCTTCAGTCATCATTGATGCACTAGACATCGAAATAGAGCAACCTTCACCTTCAAACTTAGCATCTTTAATAACATTATCTTCAACATCTAATGTTAAGCGGATGCGATCACCACAAGTAGGATTGTTCATATCTATAGTTAATGATCCATCTTCAAGAATCCCTTTATTTCTTGGATTTTTGTAATGGTCCATAATTACAGAACGGTATAGTTGATCTAAGTTATTAAAATTCATAAGAGAAAAACTCCTTCGCTCCATT
The Mammaliicoccus sp. Dog046 genome window above contains:
- the sufU gene encoding Fe-S cluster assembly sulfur transfer protein SufU codes for the protein MNFNNLDQLYRSVIMDHYKNPRNKGILEDGSLTIDMNNPTCGDRIRLTLDVEDNVIKDAKFEGEGCSISMSSASMMTEAVKGHSIEEALEMSKEFSNMMLGETYDISEEMGDIEALSGVAKFPARIKCATLAWKAFEKGTKEQNNA
- the sufB gene encoding Fe-S cluster assembly protein SufB; its protein translation is MAKKSPEVGDYKYGFHDEDVSIFRSGRGLTEEIVKKISEMKDEPQWMLDFRLKSLKQFYKMPMPMWGGDLSELNFDEITYYVKPSERSERSWDEVPEEIKNTFDKLGIPEAEQKYLAGVSAQYESEVVYHNMEKDLEEQGIIFKDTDSALRENEDLFKEHFASVIPAADNKFSALNSAVWSGGSFIYVPKGVKLETPLQAYFRINSENMGQFERTLIIADEGSSVHYVEGCTAPVYTTNSLHSAVVEIIVKKDAYCRYTTIQNWANNVFNLVTKRTFVYENGTMEWIDGNLGSKLTMKYPSCVLLGEGARGMTLSIALAGKGQVQDAGAKMIHKAPNTSSTIVSKSISKNGGKVVYRGQVHFGRNATGARSNIECDTLIMDNESTSDTIPYNEIMNDNISLEHEAKVSKVSEEQLFYLMSRGISEEEATEMIVMGFIEPFTKELPMEYAVEMNRLIKFEMEGSIG